The following proteins are encoded in a genomic region of Cryptomeria japonica chromosome 11, Sugi_1.0, whole genome shotgun sequence:
- the LOC131065065 gene encoding glycerol-3-phosphate acyltransferase RAM2, which translates to MFHPVSKCRLQGRENQSVVSDLDGTLVKSTSSFPYFMLMAFEAGSPLRALLLLLVSPVTWIFYRFISEAAGLHLLIFVSLVGLKAADVSMVGRAVLPKFYLEDLHPLAYKVFVSCGKRYVVTANPRMMVEPFLKEYLKVDGVLGTELQVIKGFCTGLVAPPGVLLGWRKHHAVKALFGDDKPDVALGNRPSDFPFMFLCKEAYVVPVDKKVGTVGREEYLKPLVFHDGRLAIRPTPLVALGIFLWFPVGVLLALARLCAGICLPYGMALPMVTLLGVRIRVKGVPPLHTGNTGILYVCSHRTLLDPIFLTTALGKPVAAVTYSISRMSEILSPIKTVRLTRNRARDGQMMSRLLKEGDLVVCPEGTTCREPYLLRFSSLFAELTDFIVPVTMDAQVTLFHGTTARGWKCLDPLFFLMNPSPCYHIAFLDKLPKEMSCSAGKSSFEVANHIQKTLADALGFQCTNFTRKDKYTMLAGNQGLVPDNAYF; encoded by the exons ATGTTTCATCCTGTTTCAAAATGTCGGCTGCAAGGAAGAGAGAATCAGAGCGTGGTGTCAGATCTGGATGGGACACTGGTGAAATCAACCAGTTCCTTTCCATATTTCATGCTCATGGCGTTTGAGGCAGGAAGCCCACTTAGAGCTCTGTTGCTGCTCTTGGTGTCCCCTGTGACCTGGATTTTTTATCGTTTTATATCTGAGGCAGCAGGGCTTCATCTGCTCATATTTGTTTCATTGGTGGGCTTGAAAGCAGCGGATGTGAGCATGGTAGGACGAGCTGTTCTTCCCAAGTTCTACCTGGAAGATTTGCACCCACTTGCCTACAAAGTGTTTGTGTCCTGTGGTAAAAGATATGTTGTTACTGCCAATCCCAGGATGATGGTGGAGCCATTTCTTAAGGAGTATTTGAAGGTTGATGGAGTGCTGGGTACTGAGTTGCAGGTGATTAAAGGCTTTTGCACTGGCCTTGTGGCTCCCCCTGGTGTTCTCCTTGGTTGGAGGAAGCACCATGCTGTCAAGGCCCTGTTTGGAGATGACAAGCCTGATGTTGCTCTGGGGAATCGACCCTCTGACTTCCCCTTCATGTTCCTTTGCAAG GAAGCATACGTGGTGCCGGTGGACAAAAAAGTGGGAACAGTGGGGAGAGAAGAATACCTGAAGCCTCTGGTTTTCCACGACGGTCGCTTGGCAATCCGTCCGACTCCATTGGTAGCTTTGGGGATTTTCCTCTGGTTTCCCGTGGGGGTTCTGTTAGCCCTAGCGAGGTTGTGCGCGGGAATTTGCCTGCCATACGGAATGGCTCTGCCCATGGTAACATTACTGGGGGTGCGGATCAGAGTGAAGGGCGTTCCACCATTGCACACGGGGAACACAGGGATCTTGTACGTCTGCTCTCACAGAACCCTCTTAGACCCAATTTTCTTGACGACTGCCCTGGGCAAACCAGTGGCAGCAGTCACTTACAGTATCAGCAGAATGTCAGAGATACTTTCCCCCATAAAGACCGTCAGGCTGACCCGAAACAGGGCTCGGGACGGGCAAATGATGAGCAGGCTGCTCAAGGAAGGCGATCTGGTGGTGTGCCCCGAGGGGACTACCTGCAGGGAGCCCTATTTGCTTCGATTCAGCTCCCTCTTCGCCGAATTGACTGACTTCATTGTGCCTGTCACAATGGATGCACAAGTTACCCTGTTCCACGGCACCACTGCCCGCGGATGGAAGTGTTTGGATCCGCTCTTCTTCCTCATGAACCCCTCTCCTTGCTACCATATTGCCTTTCTTGACAAGTTGCCCAAAGAAATGTCATGTTCTGCTGGCAAATCCAGCTTCGAGGTGGCCAACCACATACAGAAGACTCTGGCCGATGCTCTCGGCTTTCAGTGCACAAATTTCACCAGGAAAGATAAATACACTATGCTTGCAGGTAACCAAGGCCTTGTTCCTGACAATGCCTATTTCTGA